Proteins from a genomic interval of Burkholderia cepacia GG4:
- a CDS encoding sterol desaturase family protein — translation MLHLIDAFVSDIQTWLYVDVVQPLLFKFNLMDYDEDTYDALYWVIIGALQMVLMFALLRPLEALAPVERWKNRRAVRVDVIYTAISKLGIYTLFFFFALQPVFDGFQAWLRLHGVANFNLDYLWPGVTSQPIVAFAIYLVVLDFAGYWYHRWQHKFGIWWELHAVHHSQRQMSLWCDDRNHLLDDVLQSCFFAAIALVIGVTPSQFVVLTAVTNFLQSIQHTNARLSFGWLGERLLVSPIFHRRHHAVGYGHEGTKYGCNFGVLFPWWDMMFGTASWNRTVEPTGIREQVEGVSYGEGFWAQHGLAFVRIFRRLVPAKRGAASA, via the coding sequence ATGCTGCACCTGATCGATGCGTTCGTGTCGGACATCCAGACCTGGCTGTACGTCGACGTCGTGCAGCCGCTCCTCTTCAAGTTCAACCTGATGGACTATGACGAGGACACCTACGACGCGCTGTACTGGGTGATCATCGGCGCGCTGCAGATGGTGCTGATGTTCGCGTTGCTGCGCCCGCTCGAGGCGCTCGCGCCCGTCGAGCGCTGGAAGAACCGCCGCGCGGTGCGGGTCGACGTGATCTACACGGCGATCTCGAAGCTCGGCATCTACACGCTGTTCTTCTTCTTCGCGCTGCAGCCGGTGTTCGACGGCTTCCAGGCGTGGCTGCGCCTGCACGGCGTTGCGAACTTCAACCTCGACTATCTGTGGCCGGGCGTGACCTCGCAGCCGATCGTCGCGTTCGCGATCTACCTCGTCGTGCTCGATTTCGCCGGCTACTGGTATCACCGCTGGCAGCACAAGTTCGGCATCTGGTGGGAGCTGCACGCGGTGCATCACAGCCAGCGGCAGATGTCGCTGTGGTGCGACGACCGCAACCACCTGCTCGACGACGTGCTGCAATCGTGCTTCTTCGCGGCGATCGCGCTCGTGATCGGCGTGACGCCGTCGCAGTTCGTCGTGCTGACCGCGGTCACGAACTTCCTGCAGAGCATCCAGCACACGAATGCGCGGCTGTCGTTCGGCTGGCTCGGCGAGCGCCTGCTCGTGAGCCCGATCTTCCACCGGCGCCACCACGCGGTCGGCTACGGCCACGAAGGCACCAAGTACGGCTGCAACTTCGGCGTGCTGTTCCCGTGGTGGGACATGATGTTTGGCACCGCGTCGTGGAATCGCACGGTCGAGCCGACCGGCATCCGCGAGCAGGTCGAAGGCGTTTCCTACGGCGAGGGCTTCTGGGCACAGCACGGCCTCGCGTTCGTGCGGATCTTCCGGCGCCTCGTTCCCGCGAAGCGCGGCGCGGCATCGGCCTGA